A window from Thermodesulfobacteriota bacterium encodes these proteins:
- a CDS encoding carbon-nitrogen hydrolase, giving the protein MKKVTIALIQSKVSEDVRSNVARTIDRIGEAAGKGAEIIALQELFQTPYFPQWEKKKKDDYAESAAGYTVSEMRKAAGRSGVTLVVPFYEKRGGEYFNTAVVIGKDGKLQGRYNKVHIPQDPGFYEKEYFEEGRAGYKVFKSGGVKFAVLICYDQWFPEAARMARLKGAEIIFYPTAIGNITGYDAEGNWHDAWETVQRGHAISNSVYVAAVNRVGREGRMVFWGQSFVCDPFGKVLKRASATKEETVIVELDLERNEFYSEGWGFLRNRRPDTYKGLVSGKLVKKSKKLKDVEHYKDMKKALRQK; this is encoded by the coding sequence GCCCTCATACAGAGCAAGGTCTCGGAAGACGTCCGGTCGAATGTCGCAAGGACGATCGACAGGATAGGCGAAGCCGCCGGTAAGGGAGCCGAGATCATTGCGCTTCAGGAGCTCTTCCAGACGCCTTATTTCCCGCAGTGGGAAAAGAAGAAGAAGGACGACTACGCGGAAAGCGCCGCGGGATATACGGTGAGCGAGATGAGGAAAGCCGCCGGGAGATCCGGCGTTACGCTCGTCGTGCCATTTTACGAGAAAAGGGGCGGGGAATATTTCAATACGGCCGTCGTGATAGGGAAAGACGGGAAGCTTCAAGGCCGGTATAACAAGGTCCACATACCGCAGGACCCGGGGTTTTACGAAAAGGAATATTTCGAAGAGGGCCGGGCGGGGTACAAGGTATTCAAGTCGGGCGGCGTAAAGTTCGCTGTGCTCATATGCTACGACCAGTGGTTCCCCGAGGCGGCCCGCATGGCGCGCCTTAAAGGGGCCGAGATAATTTTCTATCCGACGGCCATAGGGAACATCACCGGCTACGACGCCGAGGGGAACTGGCACGACGCCTGGGAGACCGTGCAGAGGGGACACGCGATCTCGAACAGCGTCTATGTCGCTGCAGTGAACCGCGTCGGACGCGAAGGCAGGATGGTATTCTGGGGGCAGTCGTTCGTATGCGACCCGTTCGGGAAGGTGCTCAAGCGCGCTTCGGCGACGAAAGAGGAAACGGTGATCGTGGAGCTCGACCTCGAGCGGAATGAATTTTACTCAGAGGGGTGGGGGTTCCTCCGCAACCGGAGGCCGGATACATACAAGGGGCTTGTCTCCGGCAAGCTGGTAAAGAAATCCAAGAAATTAAAAGACGTAGAGCACTACAAAGACAT